Within the bacterium genome, the region TTTTTCATGCGACAATTGAGTACTTGACTTATGACAAGTCGTTACATCAGCTCCTGACGGATGATTTGGAATTCACCAGAACAAAACAAACTCTCGTTATATTACAGTTGACTCGAAGAAATATGTGGTGGATGAGAGATGACAATGACAAGAATTTTTATCATTGGTGGAATCAATATCATCAAATGGAAATTCCCTACATTCGTTCTACGATCCGGAGAGCCTATATTAAAGATCCGCACATGATGAAGGGTTCGGATAGATACTTGCTGCAAAAGCTACAAATAAAATATCCGGCAGGCAAGCTCCTGGATTTCGAACAATTTTCAGTTTACCTCTTCAAATGATGGGAGATCAGGAGATAAAGGCAGATAATGGGATGAAAAAAAAGGATCATATCTCCATATCCCTGAGCTATCTCCCCATCTCCTTTCTTACACTCTTGCTCGTCCTCTTCCAGGCAGGATGCAAGCCTCAGACAAAAGAAGAGAATCCCGGGACCTCGATAGATAAAGTTCTTCTCATTTCCATCGATTGCCTGCGCCCCGATTACCTTGGCGTCTACAATCCACAAATGAAAACCAGTTCGCATCTCAACCGTCTGGCCCAGGAGAGCATCGTAAGCCTGAATGCAACATCCCAGGCTTCCACAACCGCGCCTGCGCATAAATCCATCCTTTATTCGCTCTACCCTGGAATTCACAAGACTTCCATGTATTCGGTTCCGGATGAGAAGTTGAAGAATCCGCTGCAGATTCTGCAATCCAAAGGTTTTACGACTGCCGCCTTCGTCGGCGGTGGACAGATTTCACACACATTTGGTTTTGGTCGTGGTTTTCATACGTACTGGGAGCCGAAGGGCAAACAAAAATTTCGCGTGAACCGGACCGAACGCATGGCGGTTGAATGGCTGGAACGTAATTCTAACAAGAAATTTTTCTTATTTCTTCATACGTATGAAGTTCATTGCCCTTTTGCGCCTCCCGAAAAATATCTTCAGAAATTTGCAGGCTGGTATAAAGGAAAGGTCAAAAGTGGCAAGTGCAGCCATGACTATTACAATCTATTAAATCTTAGCGGGGATGACGAGAGATTCGTTCGCTCTCTGTATGCCGCTGAAGTAAATTATGTTGATGATTCACTCGGACGGATTTTCAGAACATTAAAGGAACTCGGAATCTATGATCAAACAATTATTGTCGTTCTGGGTGATCATGGAGAAAGCTTGGGCGAGCGCGGTTACTGGGGGCACAATCAGCTTTACAATGTTCAACTGCAAATCCCCCTAATCATACGGATTCCGCATGGACCGAGAACTCGAATTGAAGCGCCGGTCGAAGCAGTGGATATCATGCCAACCGTTTTTGCCGCACTCGGTTTAGGACGTCCGTTTCCATTTCAAGGTAAGAATCTGCTGGCAGTTGCCCGAAATCAAATGAGCATTGAATCCGGGCGACCGGTCATCTCGGAACAAGTCGAACAATATAGAATCAGGATTGGAAACCAAACCGCCATCTTTCCACGCAGCTCAAAGGGAGAAGAGGAGTTTTACGATATTTCAAAGGATCCTGAGGAAAAAACAAATCTCATTCAGGAAAACCAGGAAACGGCCAGACAATTCAAGCTCGTTTATGAAAAGATGCTCCAGCAAAATCAGAATATTGCATCGCAATTCGTCAAAACCACCTCAGCGCAACCTCAAATGGACGAAGAAACCCGCGAGCAACTCAGGGCTCTCGGCTACATCGTAAATTAATGATGAATGCAAAGACGCCAAGACATAAAGCGGCAAAGCCACAACATTTCAGATTTCAGATTCCCTATTTTCAATCTGAAAGAAATGATTATTTTTTTCTTGGCGACTTAGCGTCTTTGCGTTAAAAACGAGCCTTGAATCCCTGAACCCTTCTAAGGTATAATGCCTGCAAACAACTTGGAGTTGTCTGTTTTGAGAAGGACTCTGCTAACGGGAATTATCCTCATTTCTCTCGCAATTTACTCCTGCAGCAGAACGGACGACAGCACCAGCACTAATCTTCAACAGCCCCGAATCACGGGAGTGAGCCCTGCAACCGTAAATCCCGGACAGACCGATATTGAAGGGCGTATCCACGGTTCCAATTTTGTTAGTTTAATGTCCATCAGTCTCGGAGATGGCGTCAATGTAGAGTCATTTCAGGCTCTCAGCGAAACGGAGATTTACATCTTCTTCTCCGTACAACACGATGCAGCTCCGGGGCCTCGCAACGTGATTGTTGCTACCACGTCCGGAGCCGGCAATTTAAACAATGGAATCTCCATCGGCAATAACCGTTACCCAGAAGCAAAATTTACAGTTTCTCCTTTCCGTACTTATAAAGGTGATGAAGTTCGATTTGACGGTTCCAAATCCACGGATGACAAGGGAATCGCGCAATATAAGTGGCAATTCGGTGATGGCAAACAAGATTCCGGAAAGGTGGTCAATCATACTTACACACGGGCGGGCAATTTTCGCGCGACTTTGATCGTGAGCGACAGCGAAAATCTTTCGTCGGAGGCCTGGCAGTTTCTGGACGTCGATGCCAGTCAGGCTCCGATCGTGCAATTCACAGTCAGCCCTTCACAAGGAGATATCAATACGTTATTTCAATTCGATGCCAGCGGCAGCCGTGATCCGGATGGCAGAATCAAGAGTTATGTGTGGGCCTTCGGAGACGGTACAACCGGGACCGGTATGATCGTGAATCACAAATTCAAGTTTGCAGGAACCCATCCTGTGACATTGAATGTTATTGATAATTCCGGAGTTCGCAGTTTTGGGACCAGATTAGCCAATGTCACCGGCGGTCCTGGACCTTCGCCCGGTCCAATTCCGGGTGGAGGAGGCACCCTGTGCACAGTTCCGGTCAGCAAACGCTCTCCCGATCTTTACGGAACAGTTGCTTCCGCCGATAACGCCTCTAAAACGATCGTAATCCAGCTTTATAATTCCGCAAGCTGCGCAAACGTCTTCTACCGGTGCGGAGATGTAAAACTCGGCGGCGATGGCATCGGGGGCAAAGAAATATGGTACGGACAAATCTGTTCGATCTCCGATCTAGGCAATAATAATTTTCAAGTGAGATTGGGCGGTGGTAAGGGATTCCCGAACGTGGGTCAACAAAATGTCTACTTGCACTGGCAGCACTGCGGAAGCGCAGACTTCTGTAACTGAATCCTCCTCTACTCCTTCCCTTCTGAGGGCGCCCCATCCATCGAGGAATTTCGCTAAAAAAACGAAGGTATGCTCGAGCATGTCATATTACATAAGTAGTATTTGACGTGTTTTTTGGTTTTGAAGTATACTCATATTACAAGTATAGTACTTGGAGGACACACGGAGATGATGAGGAAAAGCCTGTTCTTTCTTTGTTTGCTTCTTCTGGTTGTTGTCGTTGCCTGTCAAGACGACTTAACCAGTAGCGAAGATGCGCCCACCATTCTTTTCATGTCTCCCAACCAGGTCTTTCCTGGTCAGGAGAATGTGCAAGGACAGATCCGGGGGACCAACTACAAAGGGATTGTGGCGGTGGATCTGGGTGGGGACATTCGCATTCTGGAAACAAACATTGTGAATCCAACCGAGCTTTC harbors:
- a CDS encoding sulfatase-like hydrolase/transferase, translated to MKKKDHISISLSYLPISFLTLLLVLFQAGCKPQTKEENPGTSIDKVLLISIDCLRPDYLGVYNPQMKTSSHLNRLAQESIVSLNATSQASTTAPAHKSILYSLYPGIHKTSMYSVPDEKLKNPLQILQSKGFTTAAFVGGGQISHTFGFGRGFHTYWEPKGKQKFRVNRTERMAVEWLERNSNKKFFLFLHTYEVHCPFAPPEKYLQKFAGWYKGKVKSGKCSHDYYNLLNLSGDDERFVRSLYAAEVNYVDDSLGRIFRTLKELGIYDQTIIVVLGDHGESLGERGYWGHNQLYNVQLQIPLIIRIPHGPRTRIEAPVEAVDIMPTVFAALGLGRPFPFQGKNLLAVARNQMSIESGRPVISEQVEQYRIRIGNQTAIFPRSSKGEEEFYDISKDPEEKTNLIQENQETARQFKLVYEKMLQQNQNIASQFVKTTSAQPQMDEETREQLRALGYIVN
- a CDS encoding PKD domain-containing protein, giving the protein MRRTLLTGIILISLAIYSCSRTDDSTSTNLQQPRITGVSPATVNPGQTDIEGRIHGSNFVSLMSISLGDGVNVESFQALSETEIYIFFSVQHDAAPGPRNVIVATTSGAGNLNNGISIGNNRYPEAKFTVSPFRTYKGDEVRFDGSKSTDDKGIAQYKWQFGDGKQDSGKVVNHTYTRAGNFRATLIVSDSENLSSEAWQFLDVDASQAPIVQFTVSPSQGDINTLFQFDASGSRDPDGRIKSYVWAFGDGTTGTGMIVNHKFKFAGTHPVTLNVIDNSGVRSFGTRLANVTGGPGPSPGPIPGGGGTLCTVPVSKRSPDLYGTVASADNASKTIVIQLYNSASCANVFYRCGDVKLGGDGIGGKEIWYGQICSISDLGNNNFQVRLGGGKGFPNVGQQNVYLHWQHCGSADFCN